From Gallus gallus isolate bGalGal1 chromosome 14, bGalGal1.mat.broiler.GRCg7b, whole genome shotgun sequence, one genomic window encodes:
- the OCM3 gene encoding parvalbumin, thymic yields MAITDILSAKDIESALSSCQAADSFNYKSFFSTVGLSSKTPDQIKKVFGILDQDKSGFIEEEELQLFLKNFSSSARVLTSAETKAFLAAGDTDGDGKIGVEEFQSLVKA; encoded by the exons ATGGCCATCACTGACATCCTTTCTGCTAAAGATATTGAATCTGCTCTCTCCAGCTGCCAGG CTGCGGATTCCTTCAATTATAAGTCTTTCTTCTCCACGGTGGGCTTATCCAGCAAAACTCCTGATCAGATAAAGAAAGTTTTTGGAATCCTTGATCAGGACAAGAGCGGCTTCATTGAAGAAGAAGAGCTTCA GCTGTTTCTGAAGAACTTCTCTTCGAGTGCCAGAGTCCTCACCTCTGCGGAGACCAAAGCTTTCCTGGCTGCAGGTGACACCGACGGCGACGGCAAAATTGGAGTAGAAG AATTCCAGTCTCTGGTGAAGGCATAA